The DNA window GACCGCGAGCACGCCGTCTTCACGCAGACGAACAACGTGGTCGGCACGCTGAATCTCCTCTTCGCGCTGAAGGACCTCCGGCCCGACTGTCATCTCGTCAAGCTCGGCACCATGGGGGAGTACGGAACGCCGAACATCGACATCGAAGAGGGCTTCATCGAGATCCAGCACAAGGGTCGCCGGGACGTGCTCCCGTTCCCGAAGCAGCCGGGGTCCTTCTACCACCTCTCCAAGGTGCACGACTCGCACAACATCATGTTCTGCTGCCGGATCTGGGACCTCCGCGCGACCGACCTCAACCAGGGCGTCGTCTACGGCACCGTGACCGACGAGATCGACCGCCATCCGGGCCTCATCAATCGCTTCGACTACGACGACGTGTTCGGAACGGCGCTCAACCGCTTCTGCGTGCAAGCCGCGATCGGCCACCCGCTCACGGTCTACGGGCGCGGCGGACAGACGCGCGGCTTTCTGGACATCCGAGACACCGTGCGATGCGTCGAGCTCGCCATCCTCCATCCACCGCGCGGCGGCGAGTATCGGGTGTTCAACCAGTTCACCGAGCAGTTCTCGGTCAAGGACCTCGCGGAGAAGATCCGTGCGGCCGGCGACAAGCTCGGGCTGGACGTGTGCGTCGACACCGTCCCCAATCCGCGGGTGGAGCGCGAGGAGCATTACTACAACGCCACCCACACACGGCTCCTGGATCTCGGCCTCGAGCCGCACTACCTGTCGGATTCGCTCCTGGACTCGCTGCTGAACATCGCCGTCCGCCACCGCGATCGCGTGCGGGAGGACGTCATCCTGCCCCGCATCGACTGGCGCGAGACGCACAACCGACACGATGCGGCCACGTTCGCGACGGGCGCCGCCACGGGTGCGGGACTTCCGGCGGACGGACGCGGCGAGGCCCCCGCCATTCTCTTCCGGTGAGCTGGCTCGTCACCGGGGGCGCCGGCTTCGTCGGCGTGAACCTCGTCCGCCTCCTCGCGACGCGCGGCATTCGCGCTCGCGTCTTCGATGACCTGACGCACGGCCGGCGCGAGGATCTGGCCGGGCTCGACGCCGAGCTCGTGGTGGGTGACATCCGCGACGCCGCG is part of the Deltaproteobacteria bacterium genome and encodes:
- a CDS encoding NAD-dependent epimerase/dehydratase family protein; this encodes MRVLVLGGDGYCGWPTALHLAARGHDISILDNFARRLWDHELGCETLTPIRPLHDRVAIWRELTGQTIRTFVADMTNYAALAEAVAATDPDAVVHFAEQRAAPYSMIDREHAVFTQTNNVVGTLNLLFALKDLRPDCHLVKLGTMGEYGTPNIDIEEGFIEIQHKGRRDVLPFPKQPGSFYHLSKVHDSHNIMFCCRIWDLRATDLNQGVVYGTVTDEIDRHPGLINRFDYDDVFGTALNRFCVQAAIGHPLTVYGRGGQTRGFLDIRDTVRCVELAILHPPRGGEYRVFNQFTEQFSVKDLAEKIRAAGDKLGLDVCVDTVPNPRVEREEHYYNATHTRLLDLGLEPHYLSDSLLDSLLNIAVRHRDRVREDVILPRIDWRETHNRHDAATFATGAATGAGLPADGRGEAPAILFR